In one Planktothrix serta PCC 8927 genomic region, the following are encoded:
- a CDS encoding DUF1822 family protein — MVNQRFNLEDYALPMIISQQARDIATQFALRHPKGGKREQVYLNTLAVWGVHCYLEWMQIATELEASDSWNPIIQLCANVADLQITGVGRLECRPVREKQQIVSIPPEVQIDRIGYVVVRIFDNLKTAEILGFVKTITQEILPLAQLQPIEELLVNLNAPQRAEFKTPVRLSLWLIDEWEGLWQSISRQPALGLRSLSRGDEDFIQGAKLIDLKMQLGSQSVVLWVALTPETEGQIAVRVRLYPATPDRYLPPNIQLILLSETGKILSEVQSRFQDNYIQLPRFRGMPEEQFSITVRLGEASITERFIF, encoded by the coding sequence ATGGTTAATCAACGTTTTAATTTAGAAGATTACGCTTTACCGATGATCATATCCCAGCAAGCGAGGGATATTGCCACCCAATTTGCGTTACGACATCCAAAAGGCGGTAAACGAGAACAAGTTTATCTGAATACATTAGCGGTTTGGGGAGTTCATTGTTATTTAGAATGGATGCAAATTGCAACGGAATTAGAGGCGAGTGATAGTTGGAACCCCATTATTCAACTCTGTGCAAATGTGGCTGATTTGCAAATAACAGGAGTGGGACGTTTAGAATGTCGTCCAGTACGGGAAAAACAACAAATTGTAAGCATTCCCCCAGAAGTACAAATTGACCGAATTGGATATGTGGTGGTACGGATTTTTGATAACTTAAAAACAGCAGAAATTTTAGGTTTTGTCAAAACTATTACTCAGGAAATACTACCTTTAGCACAGTTACAACCCATTGAAGAATTGTTAGTTAACTTAAATGCACCTCAACGGGCAGAATTTAAAACTCCTGTGCGATTAAGTTTATGGTTAATAGATGAATGGGAAGGACTTTGGCAGTCTATTTCTCGCCAACCTGCTTTAGGATTAAGAAGTTTATCTCGCGGTGATGAAGACTTTATTCAAGGAGCAAAATTAATTGATTTAAAAATGCAATTGGGGAGTCAATCTGTTGTATTGTGGGTGGCATTAACCCCAGAAACAGAAGGACAAATTGCGGTTAGGGTGCGGTTATATCCTGCCACCCCAGACCGTTATTTACCCCCGAATATCCAATTGATTTTATTATCAGAAACAGGTAAGATTTTATCAGAAGTTCAATCCCGTTTCCAAGATAATTATATTCAACTGCCTCGGTTTCGAGGAATGCCAGAAGAACAATTTAGTATTACCGTTCGTTTAGGGGAGGCATCTATTACAGAAAGATTTATTTTTTAA
- a CDS encoding CHASE2 domain-containing protein, translating to MTEKILTIDLGKGSLTAGFPLVTARLSDLENPRPIKITGCLPAAPELIRFYQRWRFIYQELYHTLGILSRIELEQEDITHVSEVELQEICTQYIYQFNQWLNFAEFRTIDQQLRSALQPTDEIQIILETSDFQVRHLPWQLWHFFHDYPRAELALSQPQYTRKTSPPVSRSKIRILAILGNKTGIDIAEDQKILTVLPQTETVFLIEPNPQQLDQALWDTKGWDILFFAGHSESQEQEESGNFKINHQDKVSIKTLLPAFKKAIENGLKIAIFNSCDGLGLATELAQLNIPQTIVMREPVPDIVAQTFLKHFLQAFSQGQSLYLAVRQARERLYILENRFPCGSWLPVICQNPAIVPVRWQDLKPRQNLQKLPSLEFRKIGFISLTITLLVCLIRQGGWLEFWELKVYDQMMRSRPIEKQDYRLLLVTASEADIQALRGWTVSDQILTQFLQKLAEYKPRTIGLNLYRDLPVEPGYQSIKNQFKTQNNLFLICKQPDKNDSGVAAPPDAPPLQVGFNDVMRDSDQILRRQLLFLSNPQGCQTNRSLAIQLAFHYLKQQGIQPQILPQDQIKLSNLILKPMESDIGFYPKSDGKGYQIMLNYRLSEPIAPEVTFTQILNGEVDPNLIKDKLVLVGVNAISTKDQGHRTPYSQDQEVRGLMIQAQMVSHILSAVLDHRPLLKVGSKWTDALWIGFWTLLGGVSAMLTRDRTAIIITLGTATAVLYGVCWGLFLAAMWVPFIPALLGLVGAGVWVWRSQFNKKI from the coding sequence ATGACCGAAAAAATTCTTACCATTGATTTAGGAAAAGGTTCATTAACAGCAGGATTTCCTTTAGTAACTGCCCGACTATCGGATTTAGAAAATCCCCGTCCGATTAAAATAACGGGTTGTTTACCTGCTGCACCAGAATTGATCAGGTTTTATCAACGTTGGCGGTTTATTTATCAAGAACTTTATCACACTTTAGGAATACTATCTCGGATTGAATTAGAACAAGAAGATATTACCCATGTTTCCGAAGTGGAACTTCAGGAAATCTGCACCCAATATATTTATCAGTTTAATCAATGGCTTAATTTTGCCGAATTTCGCACGATTGATCAACAGTTACGTTCAGCATTACAACCCACTGATGAAATTCAGATTATTTTAGAAACTTCTGATTTCCAAGTGCGACATTTACCTTGGCAATTATGGCATTTTTTTCATGATTATCCTCGCGCAGAATTAGCCCTCAGTCAACCCCAATACACTCGAAAAACCTCCCCGCCCGTTTCTCGTTCCAAAATCCGAATTTTAGCAATTTTAGGAAATAAAACGGGAATTGATATTGCAGAGGATCAAAAGATTTTAACGGTTTTACCTCAGACAGAAACGGTTTTTTTAATCGAACCTAATCCCCAACAACTGGATCAAGCTTTATGGGATACAAAAGGTTGGGATATTCTCTTTTTTGCTGGACATAGTGAAAGTCAAGAACAGGAAGAATCAGGAAACTTTAAAATTAATCATCAAGATAAAGTATCGATTAAAACGTTATTGCCTGCTTTTAAAAAAGCGATTGAAAACGGTTTAAAAATTGCTATTTTTAATTCCTGTGATGGTTTAGGTTTAGCCACCGAACTCGCTCAATTAAATATTCCTCAAACGATTGTTATGCGGGAACCTGTGCCTGATATTGTGGCGCAAACATTTTTAAAACATTTTTTACAAGCCTTTTCACAAGGTCAATCTTTATATTTAGCTGTGCGACAAGCCAGAGAACGGTTATACATCTTAGAAAATCGTTTTCCCTGTGGTAGTTGGTTGCCTGTAATTTGTCAAAATCCGGCAATTGTTCCCGTCCGTTGGCAAGATTTAAAACCTCGCCAAAATCTGCAAAAGTTGCCAAGTTTGGAGTTTAGAAAAATCGGATTTATTAGTTTAACGATTACTCTTTTAGTCTGTTTAATTCGTCAGGGGGGATGGCTAGAATTTTGGGAGTTGAAAGTTTATGATCAAATGATGCGATCGCGTCCAATTGAAAAACAAGATTATCGTTTATTATTAGTAACGGCTTCAGAAGCAGATATTCAAGCGTTAAGAGGTTGGACAGTTTCTGATCAAATTCTGACTCAATTTTTACAAAAACTTGCTGAATATAAACCGAGAACTATTGGATTAAATCTCTATCGAGATCTGCCCGTTGAACCGGGATATCAAAGTATAAAAAATCAATTTAAAACCCAAAATAATCTATTTTTAATTTGTAAACAACCTGATAAAAATGATTCCGGTGTTGCTGCTCCGCCCGATGCTCCTCCTCTGCAAGTTGGATTTAATGATGTGATGCGAGATTCTGATCAAATTCTGCGCCGTCAACTGTTATTTCTGAGTAATCCTCAAGGATGTCAAACCAATCGTTCTTTAGCAATTCAACTGGCTTTTCATTATTTAAAACAGCAAGGAATTCAACCCCAAATCCTGCCACAAGATCAAATTAAATTGAGTAATCTGATTTTAAAACCAATGGAATCTGATATCGGATTTTACCCAAAATCGGATGGAAAAGGATATCAAATTATGCTAAACTATAGATTATCAGAACCCATTGCCCCGGAAGTAACGTTTACACAAATTCTTAATGGCGAAGTTGATCCCAATCTAATTAAAGATAAATTAGTTTTAGTCGGTGTTAATGCTATCAGCACTAAAGATCAAGGTCATCGCACCCCCTACAGTCAGGATCAAGAAGTACGAGGATTAATGATTCAGGCGCAAATGGTTAGTCATATTCTGTCTGCGGTTTTAGATCATCGTCCGTTGTTAAAAGTGGGGTCAAAATGGACAGATGCACTCTGGATCGGGTTTTGGACGCTATTAGGGGGGGTTTCGGCTATGTTGACCCGCGATCGCACCGCAATAATAATCACTTTGGGAACTGCAACCGCAGTCTTGTACGGCGTGTGTTGGGGGTTGTTTCTGGCGGCGATGTGGGTTCCTTTTATTCCGGCGTTGCTGGGGTTGGTAGGTGCGGGGGTTTGGGTGTGGCGATCGCAATTTAATAAAAAAATCTGA